TCAGGACACGTTGCAACATTTAGCGATCCTCTTACCGAATGTACTTCGTGTCATAAGCGCTATCGCGCAGATCATTTAGAGGAAGCATATGAAGCAAAGCATGGAAAGACGCCAGCATCTCTTGCAGATGTGAACTGTCCTGCCTGTGGCAACAAGGGCCAATTCACAACACCGAAGCAGTTCTCAGGTTTGCTCAAGACCTTCCTTGGACCGGTCGAAGATGAATCAGGACTTGCCTACCTTCGCCCAGAGACTGCGCAAGGAATCTTTATCAACTTTGATCAAGTGATGACAACATCACGTAAGAAGCCACCTTTTGGTATTGGCCAGATTGGTAAGTCATTCCGTAACGAAATTACTCCAGGAAACTTCATCTTCCGTACTCGTGAATTCGAGCAGATGGAGATGGAGTTCTTTGTAGTTCCAGGAACTGATGAAGAGTGGCACCAATATTGGATTGATACACGTCTTGCTTGGTATAAAGATCTTGGAATTAATCCAGATCGCCTTCGTATCTATGATCATCCAAAAGAGAAGTTGTCGCACTATTCAAAGCGCACAGCAGATATCGAATATAAGTTTGAATTTAATGGAACTGAATGGGGCGAGCTCGAAGGTATTGCAAACCGCACCGACTTTGACTTGAAGGCTCACTCAGCAGCATCCGGTAAGGACTTGTCTTACTTTGATCAAGAGAAGAATGAACGCTGGACACCATTTGTGATTGAACCTGCAGCAGGTGTTGATCGTTGCACACTGACATTTATGATGGATGCTTACACAGAAGATGAAGCACCGAATGCAAAGGGTGAGATGGAAAAGCGCGCTGTGATGAAGTTCGATCACCGCCTAGCTCCTGTCAAAGCTGCAGTTCTTCCACTTTCTCGAAATGCTGACCTTTCTCCAAAGGCTCGCGATCTTGCAGCTCAACTGCGTAAGAACTGGAACATTGATTTCGATGATTCAGGTGCCATTGGCCGTCGCTATCGTCGCCAAGATGAAATCGGTACTCCCTACTGCATCACTATCGACTTCGAAACTTTGGAAGATCAAGCAGTGACCATTCGCGATCGCGACACAATGGCGCAAGAGCGCATTGGAATTGATCAGGTAGAAGCATGGCTAGCGCCACGTCTACTCGGCTGCTAGCACCGCTTCAACTCCCGCTCAAAGATGGAGTCCATCTAGTAGATCCACCTGTAGTTCTTGCACCGATGGCAGGAATTACCAATGCAGCTTTTCGCATGCTCTGCCGCGAACAAGGTGCTGGTCTCTTTGTCTCTGAGATGGTGACTGCTCGCGCGCTACTAGAGCGCATTCCAGAAACATTGCGCATGATCGAACCTGGTGCTGGTGAGTGGCCACGATCTGTGCAGCTCTATAGCGTTGATCCTCACCATATGGGGGAGGCGGTGAAGATGATTGGTCGCGAGAATTTAGCCGACCATATCGATATGAACTTTGGTTGCCCAGTTCCTAAGGTGACGCGCAAAGGTGGGGGAGCAGCGCTACCTTTTAAACGCAATCTCTTCCGCGAGATTGTCAAAGCTGCAGTAGAGAATGCAAAGCCATATGGAATTCCTGTTACCGTCAAGATGCGTATCGGCATCGACACAGATCACCACACATATTTAGAGGCTGCAAAGTCGGCTGCAGATCTTGGTGTTGCATGGGTTGCACTGCATGCACGAACTGCGCAGCAGATGTATGAAGGAAAAGCAGATTGGTCTGCCATTAAAAATCTTGTAGAGCACCTGAAACCAACAGGAGTTCCCGTGCTTGGCAATGGTGATATTTGGTCGGGCGCAGATGGTGTTGAGATGGTGCGCCAGACAGGGTGTGCTGGTGTTGTTGTAGGCCGCGGGTGCCTCGGGCGTCCATGGTTATTTGCAGACCTAGTTGATGCATTTAACGGTGGAGATAAGCGCGTATTGCCTACTTTGCATGAAGTGCGCGAAGTGATGTTCCGCCATGGCGAGCTCATCGTTGATTACTTTGAATCTGAAGATCGTGGATGCCGCGACCTACGTAAACATATGGCTTGGTATCTCAAGGGATTTAGTGTTCATTCAGAGTTGCGTCGTCAATTTGGCATGGTGGGTTCCCTCACAGAACTTCGCTCACTTCTTGATCAACTCGATGATCAGCCATATCCGGTCGAAATCGGCGATAAGCCACGTGGTCGCACAAGTAGTGGTCGCCCACCAACTCTGCCTGATGGCTGGCTCAATGATCCCGATGAAATGATTACTCTCGATGTTGAAGATATGTTCTCGGGTGGTTAATGTTTAAATTCATTCGTCGAGTTATCTCACTCATTCTTGTAGTTATCGTCATCATTCCAACGTATGCACTCTTTGTGACATGGAATTCTGCGAAGAATCCATCTTTTCGCACATCAGCTGAAGTCATTGTGGTTCCAGGTGCTGCGCAACTCAATGGTGCACCTGGTGAAGTACTTCTGGCCCGATTAATTGAAGCAAAGAGATTACGAGATAAGGGTTATGCGCCCTTCATCATTACCGTCGGCGCAGGTGCTCCGGGAGATCGCACAACTGAGGCTGCTGCAGGAAAGTATTGGCTCACCCGTCACGGCATTGCAAAGAGCAGAGTGATTGCACTTCCTGTTGGCCGCGATACTTTGAGTCAGACACGGGCATACATCAAGGAGATGCGTTCACTGAAGATTTATAACGTCATCATTGCAACTGATGCCTATCACTGCCAACGAGCAATGACGATGGCAAATGATTTAGGCGCCGTTGCAACCTGTTCACCAACGCAGAGCGGGCCTAATACTCTGGAGAATTCACGCTATCGCTATCTCATCCGTGAAGCAGGTGCCTATCTGGCATACATCACCTTGGGACGCAGGGGCATTCACATCTCAGATCATCTGAGCAATAGTGGACTTGTAAGGTATGTGCATGAGCTCATCCAGTAACTACAGCGCCGCAGATCAAGAGCGCTTCCTGGATGAACCAGCAAAGCGCCCAGGTCGCACAGAATTTATGCGCGATCGCGCGCGTGTTATTCACTCGGCAGCACTTCGCCGACTTGCTGCAAAGACTCAAGTAGCAGTTCCTTGGGAGAATGATTTCCAGCGCACCCGTCTTTCACATTCACTGGAGTGCGCACAGATTGGTCGCGAACTCGGTGAATCATTGGGCGCAGATCCAGATCTTCTTGAGACTGCTTGTCTATCACACGATATGGGCCATCCACCTTTTGGTCATAATGGTGAAGAAGCACTTGCAGAAGTTGCAGCACCGTGTGGTGGATTTGAAGGTAATGCGCAATCATTTAGATTGCTCACTCGTATTGAAGCAAAGACTGTGGATGGCAATGGCAAGAGTCTTGGACTTAATCTGACTCGTGCATCGCTCGATGCTGCAACAAAATATCCATGGGCTCGCGCGGAGAATCCTCGCAAGTTTGGTGTGTATGACGATGACACAGAAATCTTTCATTGGGTTCGAGAAGCAGCCCCTGTGGGCCGCAAATGTATTGAAGCCCAGATCATGGATTGGTCTGATGATTGCGCTTACTCAGTGCATGATCTAGAAGATGCGATATTTGCCGGGCAAGTCACTGTGAAGAACTTTGATAGAGATTTCGACATTCTCTATACAGAGATGGTCAGCGGTTATGGCAGTGATGCAAGCAAATCAGAAGTTGAAGCAGCCCTTACTCGACTCCAGAATCTTTCATGTTGGCCCGTTTCATTCGATCGCACACACCAAGCCCTTGCTCGCTTGAAAGATACGACTTCTCAACTCATCGGCCGCTTTGTATTGGCTGCAGAACTTGAAACTCGCAAAGTCCATGGAGATGGACCTCTTACGCGTTATAGCGCGAACCTTGAAATTCCACGTGAGCAGAAGATTGAAGTTGATTTCCTTAAAGCTATTGCAGGTCACTA
The genomic region above belongs to Candidatus Planktophila dulcis and contains:
- a CDS encoding glycine--tRNA ligase; the protein is MAVDRLENIVSLSKRRGFVFPSSEIYGGLRASWDYGPLGVELKNNVKRQWWKSMVMGREDVVGIDSSVILAREVWEASGHVATFSDPLTECTSCHKRYRADHLEEAYEAKHGKTPASLADVNCPACGNKGQFTTPKQFSGLLKTFLGPVEDESGLAYLRPETAQGIFINFDQVMTTSRKKPPFGIGQIGKSFRNEITPGNFIFRTREFEQMEMEFFVVPGTDEEWHQYWIDTRLAWYKDLGINPDRLRIYDHPKEKLSHYSKRTADIEYKFEFNGTEWGELEGIANRTDFDLKAHSAASGKDLSYFDQEKNERWTPFVIEPAAGVDRCTLTFMMDAYTEDEAPNAKGEMEKRAVMKFDHRLAPVKAAVLPLSRNADLSPKARDLAAQLRKNWNIDFDDSGAIGRRYRRQDEIGTPYCITIDFETLEDQAVTIRDRDTMAQERIGIDQVEAWLAPRLLGC
- a CDS encoding deoxyguanosinetriphosphate triphosphohydrolase — encoded protein: MSSSSNYSAADQERFLDEPAKRPGRTEFMRDRARVIHSAALRRLAAKTQVAVPWENDFQRTRLSHSLECAQIGRELGESLGADPDLLETACLSHDMGHPPFGHNGEEALAEVAAPCGGFEGNAQSFRLLTRIEAKTVDGNGKSLGLNLTRASLDAATKYPWARAENPRKFGVYDDDTEIFHWVREAAPVGRKCIEAQIMDWSDDCAYSVHDLEDAIFAGQVTVKNFDRDFDILYTEMVSGYGSDASKSEVEAALTRLQNLSCWPVSFDRTHQALARLKDTTSQLIGRFVLAAELETRKVHGDGPLTRYSANLEIPREQKIEVDFLKAIAGHYLINAAASQERYAKQQVVIHELVEMLFQAAPKELDPIFEDDWKVATNDSERLRVVVDQIASLTDPGAYALHAHLSARR
- a CDS encoding YdcF family protein, producing MFKFIRRVISLILVVIVIIPTYALFVTWNSAKNPSFRTSAEVIVVPGAAQLNGAPGEVLLARLIEAKRLRDKGYAPFIITVGAGAPGDRTTEAAAGKYWLTRHGIAKSRVIALPVGRDTLSQTRAYIKEMRSLKIYNVIIATDAYHCQRAMTMANDLGAVATCSPTQSGPNTLENSRYRYLIREAGAYLAYITLGRRGIHISDHLSNSGLVRYVHELIQ
- the dusB gene encoding tRNA dihydrouridine synthase DusB, translated to MASATSTRLLAPLQLPLKDGVHLVDPPVVLAPMAGITNAAFRMLCREQGAGLFVSEMVTARALLERIPETLRMIEPGAGEWPRSVQLYSVDPHHMGEAVKMIGRENLADHIDMNFGCPVPKVTRKGGGAALPFKRNLFREIVKAAVENAKPYGIPVTVKMRIGIDTDHHTYLEAAKSAADLGVAWVALHARTAQQMYEGKADWSAIKNLVEHLKPTGVPVLGNGDIWSGADGVEMVRQTGCAGVVVGRGCLGRPWLFADLVDAFNGGDKRVLPTLHEVREVMFRHGELIVDYFESEDRGCRDLRKHMAWYLKGFSVHSELRRQFGMVGSLTELRSLLDQLDDQPYPVEIGDKPRGRTSSGRPPTLPDGWLNDPDEMITLDVEDMFSGG